In a genomic window of Macrobrachium rosenbergii isolate ZJJX-2024 chromosome 44, ASM4041242v1, whole genome shotgun sequence:
- the LOC136829187 gene encoding cuticle protein AMP1A-like, translating into MKFIIITALAAVALAAPQYNYEAPPPAPAPSNSYIAPAASNRDDSFERPDPVAILRDDRVHEEDGRFNVEFEAENGIKFAQAGSPEGDEGSVVKAGMYSYTAPDGTLVEVKYVADENGFQPQSDLLPVAPEFPHPIPQFVLDQIAFAAEEDARRARAGSDESAEASSVSRGYAPPPPSNLYGAPQ; encoded by the exons ATGAAGTTC atcatCATCACCGCTTTGGCCGCCGTGGCCCTGGCTGCCCCCCAATACAACTATGAAGCCCCTCCCCCTGCCCCTGCCCCATCCAACTCGTACATCGCCCCAGCAGCCTCCAACCGCGACGACTCCTTCGAACGACCCGACCCCGTGGCCATCCTGAGGGACGACCGCGTCCACGAGGAGGACGGACGATTCAACGTCGAGTTCGAGGCCGAGAACGGGATCAAGTTTGCTCAGGCAGGATCTCCTGAAGGGGATGAAGGATCCGTTGTCAAGGCTGGAATGTACTc CTACACCGCTCCCGACGGCACCTTAGTCGAAGTCAAGTACGTGGCTGACGAGAACGGCTTCCAGCCCCAGTCCGACCTCCTGCCGGTGGCACCCGAATTCCCCCACCCGATTCCCCAGTTCGTCCTCGACCAGATCGCCTTCGCCGCCGAGGAAGACGCCCGTCGCGCCCGTGCGGGTAGCGATGAATCTGCCGAGGCCTCATCCGTTTCACGGGGCtacgctccccctcccccctccaaccTTTATGGAGCTCCTCAGTAA
- the LOC136829186 gene encoding cuticle protein AM1159-like, with the protein MKTVILATLLALAAAAPQYNYNAPPPPPPAPAPAYGAPSTRVSTVEVAPPVAILRDDRTHDEFGRFTVDFEAENGIAFSQSGSPDGPEGAVIKAGQYSYTAPDGTFVEVKYVADENGYQPQSPFLPVAPEFPHPIPQFVLDQIAKAAEEDAAAARAAASAPVQSYSAPVAPPSNTYGQPQ; encoded by the exons ATGAAGACC GTCATCTTAGCTACCCTTCTTGCTCTGGCTGCTGCCGCCCCACAGTACAACTATaatgcccctcctcctcctcctcctgcccccgCCCCTGCTTACGGAGCTCCTTCCACAAGAGTTTCCACAGTCGAAGTTGCGCCTCCAGTCGCCATCTTGAGGGACGACCGAACCCACGATGAGTTCGGAAGATTCACAGTCGACTTCGAGGCCGAAAACGGCATCGCCTTTTCTCAGTCCGGTTCTCCTGATGGCCCAGAGGGCGCCGTAATCAAGGCTGGACAATATTC ATACACTGCTCCTGACGGTACTTTCGTGGAGGTGAAATACGTTGCTGACGAAAACGGCTACCAGCCCCAGTCACCCTTCCTCCCCGTGGCTCCCGAATTCCCCCACCCAATCCCTCAGTTCGTCCTCGACCAGATCGCTAAGGCTGCCGAGGAAGACGCCGCCGCTGCCCGAGCAGCGGCTTCCGCCCCTGTCCAGTCTTACAGCGCTCCAGTTGCCCCTCCTTCAAATACTTACGGTCAACCCCAGTAA